The Mycobacterium sp. 3519A genome contains a region encoding:
- a CDS encoding cytochrome P450, which yields MQLFDDLEDFGEFDDFVSGDVRDPYTELARLRREEPVQKIEIPGIPGQEGKPIFMVYRYEEAQQMLRDNETFSSSIIIQAFGDVFGKHVMLGMDEPEHGRHRALVSKAFSQKALARWEDDLVGKVGNALIDRFVDRGSADLVKEFNFPYPTLIIAGLLGLPQEDYAQFQKWSISLLSFTVNAERGRQASQALAEYFTPILAARREDPRDDLISGLAAAEIDGEKLSDEEIFSFLRLLLPAGVETTYRALGNLLFGLLSSPDQLAAVRADRSLLPQAIEEAVRWEPPLIMITRVATRDTELGGVKIPEGCSVMPVLGAANRQDERYADPDKFDIFRDVKPNIGWGHGVHVCLGMHLARLEMRVALNLLLDRLPNMRLDPAGDDPYIRGQAFRSPTSVPILFDPVPARADAKLP from the coding sequence GTGCAGTTGTTCGATGATCTCGAGGACTTCGGAGAATTCGACGATTTCGTGTCCGGCGATGTGCGGGATCCGTACACCGAGCTTGCCCGACTGCGGCGCGAGGAACCCGTGCAGAAGATCGAGATCCCCGGCATCCCCGGCCAGGAGGGCAAGCCGATCTTCATGGTGTACCGCTACGAGGAAGCCCAGCAGATGCTGCGGGACAACGAGACGTTCTCGTCGTCGATCATCATCCAGGCGTTCGGCGATGTCTTCGGTAAGCACGTGATGCTCGGCATGGACGAACCCGAGCACGGCAGGCACCGGGCGCTGGTGTCGAAGGCGTTCTCGCAGAAGGCGTTGGCGCGCTGGGAGGACGACCTGGTCGGCAAGGTGGGCAACGCGCTCATCGACCGCTTCGTCGACCGCGGTAGCGCAGATCTGGTGAAAGAGTTCAACTTTCCCTATCCCACGCTGATCATCGCAGGCCTGCTTGGCCTGCCGCAGGAGGACTACGCGCAGTTCCAGAAGTGGTCGATTTCGCTGCTGTCGTTCACCGTCAACGCCGAGCGGGGGCGGCAGGCATCGCAGGCACTGGCGGAATATTTCACGCCGATCCTGGCGGCGCGCCGTGAGGATCCGCGCGACGATCTGATCAGCGGGCTGGCCGCGGCCGAGATCGACGGGGAGAAGCTGTCCGACGAGGAGATCTTCTCGTTCTTGCGGCTGCTGCTGCCCGCCGGCGTCGAAACCACCTACCGGGCGCTGGGCAACCTGTTGTTCGGGCTGCTGTCCAGCCCCGATCAGCTCGCCGCGGTCCGCGCCGACCGGTCGCTGTTGCCGCAGGCGATCGAGGAGGCGGTGCGGTGGGAGCCGCCGCTGATCATGATCACCCGGGTAGCCACCAGGGACACCGAACTCGGCGGGGTGAAGATCCCGGAGGGCTGTTCGGTGATGCCGGTGCTGGGCGCCGCCAACCGGCAGGACGAGCGTTACGCCGACCCGGACAAGTTCGACATCTTCCGTGACGTCAAACCGAATATCGGTTGGGGACACGGTGTTCACGTCTGCCTCGGCATGCACCTGGCACGGCTGGAGATGCGGGTGGCGCTGAACCTGCTGCTCGACCGTCTGCCGAACATGCGGCTCGATCCCGCGGGCGACGATCCCTACATCCGCGGTCAGGCATTCCGCTCGCCGACATCGGTGCCCATCCTGTTCGACCCAGTCCCCGCGCGAGCAGACGCAAAACTGCCCTGA
- a CDS encoding spirocyclase AveC family protein, protein MNTELTPLLAAAVTFGWLSGIVFVVAGIYLSVRRGRLHPLLLLCISAISFSWIEAPYDWAMYAQFPPALPRMPSWWPLNMTWGGLPSSVPLGYIGYFCIPAVVGAALGRRLSARFHWRRPITLLIVGLLVGFCWALLFNGGLGARLGVFYYAYVIPGLGLFEGTLHQYPIYDAIAMGIQMMVFTYLLGRTDSQGRNVIEMWSDRVGKTRVRSSILSVVAVIVIGNLLYAAVFAPHLVTKQLGLVTSGPDVQLFPGVPNQPR, encoded by the coding sequence GTGAACACCGAGTTGACGCCGCTGCTGGCGGCGGCCGTCACCTTCGGGTGGCTCAGCGGCATCGTCTTCGTCGTCGCAGGGATCTATCTGAGCGTTCGGCGTGGCCGCCTGCACCCACTGCTGCTGCTGTGCATCTCGGCGATCTCGTTCTCCTGGATCGAGGCGCCGTATGACTGGGCGATGTACGCACAGTTTCCGCCCGCGCTGCCGCGCATGCCGTCGTGGTGGCCGCTGAACATGACGTGGGGCGGGCTGCCCTCATCGGTGCCGTTGGGCTACATCGGCTACTTCTGCATTCCAGCGGTCGTCGGCGCGGCGTTGGGGCGTCGGCTCAGCGCGCGATTCCACTGGCGTAGGCCGATCACCCTGCTGATCGTGGGCCTGCTCGTCGGCTTCTGCTGGGCGCTGCTGTTCAACGGCGGCCTCGGGGCGCGACTCGGAGTCTTCTACTACGCCTACGTGATTCCCGGTCTGGGACTCTTCGAGGGCACCCTGCACCAGTACCCGATCTACGACGCGATAGCGATGGGCATCCAGATGATGGTGTTCACGTATCTGCTGGGCAGGACGGACTCCCAGGGCCGCAACGTCATCGAGATGTGGTCCGACAGGGTCGGCAAGACCAGGGTCCGGTCGTCGATCCTGTCGGTCGTCGCCGTGATCGTCATCGGAAACCTGCTCTACGCCGCTGTTTTCGCGCCACATCTGGTGACAAAACAGCTGGGTTTGGTGACCTCAGGGCCGGATGTGCAACTGTTCCCCGGGGTGCCGAACCAGCCGCGCTGA
- a CDS encoding aldehyde dehydrogenase family protein, translated as MSDVAFETKMMIDGKLVDGEAGTFTNINPATEEVLGEVADASKADMHRAIDAARRAFDETDWSTNHAFRQRCLLQLHDAIEAEKEQLREELILEVGCPRAVTYGPQLDAPLADGLRYPARLIDEYPWETSLGDTVVSLTGVNTTRKVWREPVGVVGAIVPWNFPFEVTIQKLGQALGTGNTVVLKPAPNTPYNATRLGRLIAEQTDIPAGVVNVVTASDHFVGEELTLSPKVDLISFTGSTVVGKRIMEKGAATMKRLFLELGGKSATIVLEDADFAMGCMIGIGACMHAGQGCAMPTRMLLPRSRYDEGVEILKGIYQGIAPGDPQDPAVICGPVISDKQRSRIRGYIAKGVEEGAKLVVGGAETPDGMDKGYFVKPTLFVDVDNSMTIAQEEIFGPVLVVIPYTDEDDAVRIANDSQYGLAGNVMAGTLDRALAVAKRLRAGFIGLNGTAGYGADTPFGGYKASGVGRQNGVAGFDQYTEVKSVAYPAQ; from the coding sequence ATGTCTGACGTCGCATTCGAGACCAAGATGATGATCGACGGCAAGCTCGTCGACGGTGAGGCGGGCACCTTCACCAACATCAACCCGGCGACCGAAGAGGTGCTCGGTGAGGTCGCCGACGCGTCGAAGGCCGATATGCACCGCGCCATCGACGCCGCCCGCCGCGCGTTCGACGAGACCGACTGGTCGACCAACCACGCGTTCCGGCAGCGCTGTCTGCTGCAACTGCACGACGCCATCGAGGCCGAGAAGGAACAGTTGCGTGAGGAACTCATCCTCGAGGTGGGCTGCCCACGCGCGGTCACCTACGGCCCGCAGTTGGACGCCCCGCTGGCGGACGGGCTGAGGTATCCGGCCCGGCTCATCGACGAATACCCTTGGGAGACCTCACTTGGCGACACGGTGGTGTCGCTCACCGGGGTGAACACCACGCGCAAGGTCTGGCGCGAACCCGTCGGTGTGGTCGGTGCGATCGTGCCGTGGAACTTCCCGTTCGAGGTCACCATCCAGAAACTCGGGCAGGCACTCGGGACAGGCAACACCGTCGTGTTGAAACCGGCGCCGAACACGCCGTACAACGCGACCAGGTTGGGCCGGTTGATCGCCGAGCAGACCGATATCCCTGCGGGCGTGGTGAATGTGGTGACCGCGTCGGACCATTTCGTCGGCGAAGAGTTGACGTTGTCGCCGAAAGTGGACCTGATCTCGTTCACCGGGTCGACCGTCGTCGGCAAGCGGATCATGGAAAAAGGCGCGGCGACCATGAAGCGCCTGTTCCTCGAATTGGGCGGTAAATCGGCAACGATCGTCCTGGAAGACGCCGACTTCGCGATGGGCTGCATGATCGGCATCGGGGCCTGCATGCACGCGGGCCAAGGCTGCGCGATGCCCACCAGGATGCTGCTGCCGCGGTCACGCTACGACGAAGGTGTCGAGATCCTGAAGGGCATCTACCAGGGCATCGCCCCCGGCGACCCGCAGGACCCCGCGGTGATCTGCGGGCCGGTCATTTCTGACAAGCAGCGCAGTCGAATTCGGGGCTACATCGCCAAGGGCGTCGAGGAAGGCGCCAAACTCGTCGTCGGCGGGGCGGAGACGCCGGACGGCATGGACAAGGGCTACTTCGTCAAGCCGACGCTGTTCGTCGACGTCGACAACTCGATGACCATCGCGCAGGAGGAGATCTTCGGTCCGGTGCTCGTCGTGATCCCGTACACCGACGAGGACGACGCCGTGCGAATCGCGAACGACAGCCAGTACGGGCTGGCAGGCAACGTCATGGCGGGAACCCTCGATCGCGCGCTGGCCGTCGCAAAACGGTTGCGCGCCGGGTTCATCGGTCTCAACGGCACCGCCGGATACGGCGCCGACACGCCGTTCGGTGGTTACAAGGCAAGCGGTGTCGGGCGCCAGAACGGTGTCGCCGGGTTCGACCAGTACACCGAAGTCAAGTCCGTCGCTTACCCCGCTCAGTGA
- a CDS encoding mycofactocin-coupled SDR family oxidoreductase, which produces MTGRLEGKVAFITGAARGQGRAHAIAMAKEGADIIAVDICRDIPSNPYPLATPDDLAETERSVKEVGRRVVARIADVRERHELRDAVEAGLADLGKIDIVLANAGILPMAMGRPHDAMSFVDASDVDLLGVMNTVAVTIPHLPDGASVIITGSTAGMIRGTTDNPNMGPGGRGYGWSKRVLIEYVEEMSMALADRMIRVNAIHPTNCNTHLLQNDGMYSMFRPDLTQAGKQATREDAEPLFTLFQAMPIPYIEPQDVANLAVFLASEESRYVTGQQIRVDGGSLLKWPNGPGG; this is translated from the coding sequence ATGACCGGACGACTCGAGGGGAAGGTCGCGTTCATCACGGGTGCGGCGCGGGGCCAGGGCCGCGCGCACGCGATCGCGATGGCCAAAGAGGGCGCCGACATCATCGCCGTCGACATCTGTCGCGACATTCCGTCCAACCCGTATCCGTTGGCGACGCCCGACGACCTCGCGGAAACCGAGCGTTCGGTGAAAGAGGTCGGGCGCCGCGTGGTGGCCAGAATCGCCGACGTGCGCGAGCGCCACGAGTTGCGTGACGCCGTCGAGGCGGGACTCGCCGACCTCGGCAAAATCGACATCGTGCTGGCGAACGCCGGCATCCTGCCGATGGCCATGGGGCGGCCGCATGACGCGATGTCATTCGTCGACGCCAGCGACGTCGACCTGCTCGGCGTGATGAACACCGTCGCGGTCACCATCCCGCATCTGCCCGACGGGGCGTCGGTCATCATCACCGGTTCGACCGCAGGAATGATCCGCGGCACCACCGACAACCCGAACATGGGTCCCGGCGGCCGGGGTTACGGCTGGAGCAAACGGGTGCTGATCGAATACGTCGAAGAGATGTCGATGGCGTTGGCCGACAGGATGATTCGGGTCAACGCGATCCACCCGACCAACTGCAACACCCACCTGCTGCAGAACGACGGCATGTACAGCATGTTCCGGCCCGACCTGACCCAGGCGGGTAAGCAGGCCACCCGGGAAGACGCCGAGCCGTTGTTCACGCTCTTCCAGGCGATGCCCATCCCGTACATCGAGCCGCAGGACGTGGCCAACCTCGCGGTGTTCCTGGCCAGCGAGGAGAGCCGGTACGTCACGGGTCAGCAGATTCGCGTCGACGGCGGGTCACTTCTCAAGTGGCCCAACGGGCCTGGGGGATAG
- a CDS encoding spirocyclase AveC family protein yields the protein MTTQGELETTTAPSKPKTGPNWGRVIALLAWLGFLGLFAAVGRTDVDPRVANPNVEGRPRPVGFLTSFDHWQIIPQVGAVIIVVVFTVAFIRGWRKNPGSPVLLMVLCTTLIVWQDPIMNWSPYAVYNPMLLHWPENWPLIMMSPTVEPFIVFGYVLFYFGPYFPGIWILRKLQAKRGPEAFVSRHPLISLGALVLVIGFIFDAILEVSLVRTGLYIYSQTIPFGTLFPGSTFQFPLIWESLSVTFVMIPAAILVYRDDTGKSVAEKLAAKAKLFPTKPVFGTFLVMFAIINVSYFAYGGWFWAIKASGLATSVACPWPYPEAKVYDPQGYYRANGAEGPYSVGKWATWQQGPFRNTDVEVGSKSNRCASEGTNG from the coding sequence ATGACCACACAGGGCGAACTGGAGACCACTACCGCCCCGTCAAAGCCGAAGACCGGCCCGAACTGGGGCCGCGTCATCGCGCTGCTCGCGTGGCTGGGCTTCCTCGGACTGTTCGCCGCGGTGGGACGTACCGACGTCGATCCGCGGGTGGCCAATCCGAACGTCGAAGGGCGCCCCCGTCCGGTGGGGTTCCTGACGTCGTTCGACCACTGGCAGATCATTCCTCAGGTGGGCGCCGTGATCATCGTCGTGGTGTTCACCGTCGCCTTCATCCGCGGTTGGCGGAAGAACCCGGGCAGTCCGGTGCTGCTGATGGTGCTGTGCACCACGCTGATCGTGTGGCAGGACCCGATCATGAACTGGTCGCCCTACGCGGTGTACAACCCGATGCTGCTGCACTGGCCGGAGAACTGGCCGCTGATCATGATGTCGCCTACCGTCGAACCCTTCATCGTGTTCGGCTACGTCCTGTTCTACTTCGGGCCATACTTTCCCGGCATCTGGATCCTGCGCAAGTTGCAGGCCAAACGCGGGCCCGAAGCGTTCGTCTCCCGCCACCCGCTGATCAGTTTGGGCGCGCTGGTGCTGGTGATCGGCTTCATCTTCGACGCCATCCTGGAAGTCAGCCTGGTGCGCACCGGGCTGTACATCTATTCGCAGACGATTCCGTTCGGAACCTTGTTCCCGGGCAGCACCTTCCAATTCCCGTTGATCTGGGAGTCGCTCTCGGTGACCTTCGTGATGATCCCGGCCGCCATCCTCGTCTACCGCGACGACACGGGAAAGTCGGTGGCGGAGAAGCTTGCCGCGAAAGCCAAGTTGTTCCCGACGAAGCCGGTGTTCGGCACCTTCCTGGTGATGTTCGCGATCATCAACGTGTCGTACTTCGCCTACGGCGGTTGGTTCTGGGCGATCAAGGCCAGCGGCCTGGCGACCTCGGTCGCATGCCCGTGGCCCTATCCGGAGGCCAAAGTGTATGACCCGCAGGGCTATTACCGGGCGAATGGAGCCGAGGGGCCGTACTCGGTGGGCAAATGGGCCACCTGGCAGCAGGGCCCGTTCCGCAACACCGACGTGGAAGTCGGTTCGAAGAGCAATCGCTGCGCCAGCGAAGGCACCAATGGCTGA
- a CDS encoding cytochrome P450, with product MTDFDTVDFFTDESLVGDPYPYFDHLRSKCPVTQATPFNVLTVTGYDEALAVYKDPAFSSCVSVAGPFSGMPFGPGESDDVTELIEQHRANVPMAEHITSQDPPLHTRTRGLLNKLITPKRLKENEDFMWRLADQQLDTFIDRGSCEFLEDYAKPFSLLVIADLLGVPAEDHEEFRAVFAGELVGQLGEEAPTTHNPLQWLNERFYGYIEERRREPRADVLTELAQAKHEDGSTPDIEDVMNLSTFLFAAGTETTTKLVSSAVRIIAENPDFEKTLREDRGRIPAFLEETLRVESPVKSHFRMARTTTTVGDVEVPAGSTVMVLPGACNRDERKFADPNVFNPDRPNVREQIAFIRGVHSCPGAPLARAEGRISLNRILDRMADITVSEEHHGPADDRRYTYEPTFIMRGLAELHITFTPVT from the coding sequence GTGACCGACTTCGACACCGTCGATTTCTTCACCGATGAGTCCCTCGTCGGCGACCCGTACCCGTACTTCGACCACCTGCGGTCGAAATGCCCTGTCACACAGGCGACACCGTTCAACGTCCTGACGGTCACCGGCTACGACGAGGCGCTGGCGGTCTACAAGGATCCGGCGTTCTCGTCGTGCGTGTCGGTGGCGGGCCCGTTCTCCGGCATGCCATTCGGACCTGGCGAGAGCGACGACGTCACCGAGCTGATCGAGCAGCACCGGGCGAACGTCCCGATGGCCGAACACATCACGTCGCAGGACCCGCCTCTGCACACCAGGACGCGCGGTCTGCTGAACAAGCTGATCACGCCCAAGCGCCTCAAGGAGAACGAGGACTTCATGTGGCGGCTGGCCGATCAGCAGCTCGACACCTTCATCGACCGGGGGTCGTGTGAGTTCCTCGAGGATTACGCGAAACCGTTCTCCCTCCTGGTGATCGCGGATCTGCTCGGCGTGCCGGCCGAGGACCACGAGGAGTTCCGCGCTGTGTTCGCAGGTGAACTCGTGGGCCAACTCGGTGAAGAGGCGCCGACGACGCACAACCCCCTGCAGTGGCTGAACGAGAGGTTCTACGGCTACATCGAGGAGCGTCGGCGCGAACCGCGGGCGGACGTGCTGACCGAACTCGCGCAGGCCAAACACGAAGACGGGTCGACCCCCGACATCGAGGACGTGATGAACCTGTCGACGTTCCTGTTCGCCGCGGGCACCGAGACGACCACCAAGCTGGTCAGTTCGGCGGTGCGGATCATCGCTGAGAATCCCGACTTCGAGAAGACGTTGCGCGAGGACCGCGGCCGGATTCCGGCGTTCCTCGAAGAGACGCTGCGGGTGGAAAGCCCTGTCAAATCACACTTCCGGATGGCGCGCACCACCACCACAGTGGGCGACGTCGAGGTGCCTGCGGGCAGCACCGTCATGGTGCTGCCGGGCGCGTGCAATCGCGACGAGCGAAAGTTCGCCGATCCCAACGTGTTCAACCCGGACCGGCCGAACGTGCGCGAGCAGATCGCGTTCATCCGCGGTGTGCACTCCTGTCCGGGCGCCCCGCTGGCGCGCGCAGAAGGCCGGATCTCGCTGAACCGGATTCTCGACCGGATGGCCGACATCACGGTCTCCGAGGAGCATCACGGCCCGGCCGACGACCGTCGCTACACCTACGAGCCGACGTTCATCATGCGCGGGCTCGCCGAACTACACATCACGTTCACACCGGTCACCTAG
- a CDS encoding SDR family oxidoreductase, with protein MADGRTVVITGASRGLGFASACHLYRQGWRVVAAMRSVDAGMERLREAIGAGTGDPRLIGVALDLTDSASVTAAAKTIDESIGAPYALVHNAGISAAGMLEETPLSVWERMFATNIFGPVALTRALLPGLREAGRGRIVLISSAAGVRGMPATAPYSAVKGALERWGEAMAGEVAPFGIGVTVLVTGTYDTEIITDAGTTDTRELDGPYAAHHRTMDKRGRAMMKRAAKSPDEFAAGLAKALDDKAPYAKHAVGVDARMLLVANRLLPSSGLHHMTRLLMGIPRFGALRGSEKHV; from the coding sequence ATGGCTGACGGTCGTACCGTCGTCATCACCGGCGCGTCACGTGGCCTCGGCTTCGCGTCCGCTTGCCACTTGTACAGGCAGGGGTGGCGCGTCGTCGCCGCGATGCGGTCCGTCGATGCGGGCATGGAGCGTCTGCGTGAGGCGATCGGCGCCGGCACCGGTGACCCACGGCTGATCGGGGTTGCGCTCGACCTCACCGATTCCGCATCGGTCACCGCGGCCGCCAAGACGATCGACGAGTCGATCGGCGCGCCCTACGCGCTGGTGCACAATGCAGGCATCTCGGCGGCCGGGATGCTCGAGGAGACTCCGCTGAGCGTGTGGGAACGCATGTTCGCGACGAACATCTTCGGCCCGGTCGCGCTGACCAGAGCACTTCTGCCGGGTTTGCGGGAGGCGGGCCGCGGCCGTATCGTGCTCATCTCGAGCGCTGCCGGTGTGCGCGGAATGCCTGCCACCGCACCCTATTCCGCGGTCAAGGGCGCGCTCGAACGCTGGGGCGAAGCGATGGCAGGCGAAGTCGCCCCGTTCGGTATCGGTGTCACCGTCCTGGTCACCGGCACCTACGACACCGAGATCATCACCGATGCAGGCACCACGGACACCCGTGAACTGGACGGCCCGTACGCCGCTCATCACCGCACCATGGACAAGCGCGGTCGGGCGATGATGAAACGCGCCGCCAAATCACCGGACGAATTCGCCGCGGGCCTCGCCAAGGCCCTCGACGACAAGGCGCCCTATGCCAAGCACGCGGTCGGCGTTGATGCGCGAATGCTGTTGGTCGCCAATCGGTTGTTGCCGAGTTCCGGTCTGCATCACATGACGCGGTTACTGATGGGGATTCCGCGCTTCGGCGCGCTGCGAGGAAGCGAGAAGCATGTCTGA
- a CDS encoding TetR/AcrR family transcriptional regulator — protein MPPRRSQARRPRGEPRRLLLDAARELFARLDYRSTTTREIAEAAGVSEYLLFRHFGSKAGLFREALVLPFTTFVDEFGQTWQAVVPEETDEEELARQFVGRLYDVLVEHRGLLLTLVASDSLSDEEIESAGIADIRRALTVLSRISAEGMQIRGMHSSHPDLPAHSTVAMIVGMVAMRSTFFGAKQPSRKAIVDELVQATLYGFLHRPD, from the coding sequence ATGCCCCCGCGACGTTCGCAGGCCCGCAGGCCCCGCGGCGAGCCGCGCAGACTGCTGCTCGACGCCGCCCGCGAGCTCTTCGCGCGTCTTGACTACCGCAGCACCACCACACGGGAGATCGCCGAGGCGGCCGGCGTCAGCGAATACCTGCTGTTCCGGCACTTCGGCTCGAAGGCAGGACTGTTCCGCGAGGCCCTGGTGCTGCCGTTCACGACCTTCGTCGACGAGTTCGGGCAGACGTGGCAGGCGGTCGTCCCCGAGGAAACCGATGAGGAGGAATTGGCGCGTCAGTTCGTCGGCCGACTCTACGACGTGCTCGTCGAGCATCGCGGCCTACTGCTGACCCTCGTCGCATCCGACAGTCTCAGCGACGAGGAGATCGAGAGCGCGGGCATCGCCGACATCCGGCGGGCGCTCACCGTGCTCAGCCGGATCAGCGCGGAGGGCATGCAGATTCGCGGGATGCACTCGAGCCACCCGGACCTGCCCGCGCACTCCACCGTGGCGATGATCGTCGGCATGGTGGCGATGCGGTCGACGTTCTTCGGCGCCAAGCAGCCGTCACGCAAGGCGATCGTCGACGAACTCGTCCAGGCGACGCTGTACGGGTTCCTGCACCGCCCCGACTGA